AATGGCGCGCCGATGCGCGGATCGTGCTGTCCCTCCCGCCTGAGGCCTTTACCCCCGCACCCAAGGTTTCCTCGGCGGTGGTGCATCTGACGGCGCTGGCCGAACCGCGCTATCCCGCCGATCCGGCCATGCTGTCACGGTTGACGGCGACGGCCTTTCAGCAGCGGCGCAAGATGCTGCGCGCCGCGCTGAAAGGCATGGCACCGGGGATCGAGGATCACCTGCGGGCCGTGGATATCGATCCGACCGCGCGGGCCGAAACGCTGGAGCTGTCGCAATTCTGCGCGCTGGCCCGGCAGCTCAGTACCGCCCGCGCCGCCGGCTAGGCCTCCGGGAACAGGAGGGAGCGATGCACCATCGCCCCCGCCATCGCCCCGTCGCCCACCGCCAGAGACACCGAATGCGGCACCATCGCCACGTCGCCGCAGGCAAAGACGCCGGGCGTCTGCGTTTCCTTCATGCCGTTGCGGGCGATCTGGGTGCCAAAGGGCGTTTCAGCCAAGTCCAGTGCCATCGCGGTGGCCAGCGGCGTCGCCGGTGCGTTCAACGGCGCGGCGAACAATCCGTCAAAACGCAGCAAGGCGCCGTCCTGCATCCGAAGATCGGCCTTGCCCTCCACCGCCGCGATACGGCGCCGGTCCAATGTGACGCCACGGGCCCGCAGATCCGCCTGTTCCTGCGGGGTGGGATCGGACTGGCCGTTCAGCACATAGGTTACCTCCCCCCATTCCGGCAGCATCATCGCCTGATGGATCGAGCTGTCGCGCGTGCCGATCACTCCGATGCGCCCGCGATCCAGCTCGTACCCGTGGCAATAGGGGCAGTGGAATACGGTTGTGCCCCAGCGATCTGCCAGCCCCGGCAGGTCCGGCAATTGATCCGATACCCCCAGGGCCAGCACCACCCGGCGCCCGCGGTGTGCGGTGCCCGCAGCCGTGGTGACGGTGAAATCGTCTCGGGTGCCCTCGACCTGCACTGCCGCCCCTTCGACCCAGGTCAGGGTGGGATAGGCAGAGAGCTGCACCCGGGCGCTGGCCGCGATGGCGGCGGGATCTTCGCCATCGCGCGACAGAAAGCCATGAGCCGTCCCGGCCGCGCGATTGCGCCGTTGCCCGGCATCCAGGATCAGCACGTCGCGCCGGGCGCGCAGAAGCTGGAGGGCAGCTGCCATGCCGGCGTAGCTGCCCCCGATGACGATCACGTCATGGGACATGTCATTTCCTTTCAGATCCGGGCGTTACCTGCCCGGAGGGTGGCGGCCCGCGAAGCGGGTTGAGAAATCCTCCGCCAGCTGGCCCAGGGTGATGGTCTCGAACCGACGCAAAAGTAGCGCTTCCGCCTCGGTCAGCGTCTCGTCCAGCGCGGCATTCACCGCCTGTTCGACCAGGCATTCGGTCTGCGCATTGCGGATCCCGATGGCAAAAACCGCCGGTTCGCCCAACGCGTCATGCAGATCGCGCAGGGTGATAGTGTCCAGGTCTGCGACGATGCGCCAGCCGCCGGAATGCCCCTTGGTCGAACTGACGATCCCGGCCTTCCGCAACAGGCCCATGTTGCGCCGCACGACCACCGGGTTGGTGCCCATGCAGGCCGCCAGAACGTCGGATGTCATCGCCATGTCGGCCTGGGCCATATGCAGCAACCCGTGCAGCACCGTGGACAATCTGCTGTCTCTTTTCATGTAACTATCAATATTACGATTCGTCGGCCGAAGACAAGTCCCCACCAGTGCCCTTGATCGGCGCGCGGGGCTGGGGCATAGCCGCAGGATACCACGCGGACCGGACCAAGCGGGGAGCGGAAACATGACCAATTCCATCGCCATCGCCATCGCCATCCTGGTCGGCGGGCTGCTTGCCGCCGATTTTGTCCTCTCGGGCAGCGCGGGAACGCTGTTTGCCTTGAAAAAGTTCTCCGATCTTCTGGAATGGGTCGCTTTCTGGCGGTAGGACAAAAGGGTTCGCCCAGCAGCCCGAGGAGACCCCGGGCGGTTTGGCTGCGGTCTGCATAGGAACGAGCTTTCGATGGAATACGTGCTATTGCCCCTGGTCGGGCTGGCCCTTCTGGTAGTCCTTGGGCTGCTGGGCTACAGCTATCACTGGAAACGCAAGGCGGAACGCCTGGTGCCACCGCGCGGCGCCTTCGTGACCATCTCCACTGGCCGTGTGCATTACGTCGATTGCGGCTCGGGTCCGGCTGTGGTGCTGATTCACGGGCTGGGCGGCAACCTGGGCCATTTCGATTGCGGCGTCATCGACGACCTGGCCCGCGATCACCGCGTCATCGCCATCGATCGGCCCGGCTGCGGCTATTCAGACCGCCCCGACGACACCCCTGCCAGCCCCCGCGACCAGGCCCGGCTGGTGTTCGAGATCATGGACAAGCTGGAGATCGACACCCCCTTGATCGTAGGCCATTCGCTGGGCGGCGCCGTGGCGCTGGCCATGGCGGTGGAAAACAGCGACCGCCTGCGCGGGCTGGTGCTGCTGGCACCGCTGACCCTGCCGATGGACGAAGTCCAAGAGGTCTTCGAAGGCCTTCAGATGCGGTCCGACCTGCTGCGCCGTATCGTCGCCTGGACCCTGGCCACCCCCACCGCGATCCGCAACCCGGAAGCGGTGGAACAGGATATCTTCGGCCCCGAGGAGATCCCCCCCAGCTACACGATCAACGGCGGCGCGCTGCTGTCCCTGCGTCCGTCCAGCTTTTTCACCGCCTCCCGCGATCTCATGGCCGCGGACGAAGGGATGAACGACATCATGCGCGGCTATGCCGGGCTGACCCT
This genomic window from Pseudooceanicola aestuarii contains:
- a CDS encoding NAD(P)/FAD-dependent oxidoreductase, with product MSHDVIVIGGSYAGMAAALQLLRARRDVLILDAGQRRNRAAGTAHGFLSRDGEDPAAIAASARVQLSAYPTLTWVEGAAVQVEGTRDDFTVTTAAGTAHRGRRVVLALGVSDQLPDLPGLADRWGTTVFHCPYCHGYELDRGRIGVIGTRDSSIHQAMMLPEWGEVTYVLNGQSDPTPQEQADLRARGVTLDRRRIAAVEGKADLRMQDGALLRFDGLFAAPLNAPATPLATAMALDLAETPFGTQIARNGMKETQTPGVFACGDVAMVPHSVSLAVGDGAMAGAMVHRSLLFPEA
- a CDS encoding RrF2 family transcriptional regulator; translation: MKRDSRLSTVLHGLLHMAQADMAMTSDVLAACMGTNPVVVRRNMGLLRKAGIVSSTKGHSGGWRIVADLDTITLRDLHDALGEPAVFAIGIRNAQTECLVEQAVNAALDETLTEAEALLLRRFETITLGQLAEDFSTRFAGRHPPGR
- a CDS encoding alpha/beta fold hydrolase; the encoded protein is MEYVLLPLVGLALLVVLGLLGYSYHWKRKAERLVPPRGAFVTISTGRVHYVDCGSGPAVVLIHGLGGNLGHFDCGVIDDLARDHRVIAIDRPGCGYSDRPDDTPASPRDQARLVFEIMDKLEIDTPLIVGHSLGGAVALAMAVENSDRLRGLVLLAPLTLPMDEVQEVFEGLQMRSDLLRRIVAWTLATPTAIRNPEAVEQDIFGPEEIPPSYTINGGALLSLRPSSFFTASRDLMAADEGMNDIMRGYAGLTLPVRILFGTQDRILDAAYHGSALVGRYPQMGLKLVDGGHMLPITQPRLTSDYIRTASQKMQGGLNVRRASPEVYR